In Rhizobium lusitanum, a genomic segment contains:
- the nac gene encoding nitrogen assimilation transcriptional regulator NAC: MDIRRFKSFVVIVDTGSITRAADILHIAQPALSQQLAALEEHFGTKLLIRSQQGVVMTDAGAELYRHAQIILRQMEQAHADVVAAGKHLAGRVSVGLTPFSGAATLSFELLAETRRRHPGIVLHLTESVGQTYSQMLMNNRLEIALIHGAGPMKGLRFSPLLREDFYLVAHEKFGIEASDAPIAISALESLPFLLPPPYNFVRRAVETAFSRSRTNLTVIGEVEVIRTLARAVGTGLGATIMPKAVADRIVSEGTGPIVSRSISPKIEETLSLCVSEHTSLSDPAAAVQEILRELTERLKQ, translated from the coding sequence ATGGATATCAGGCGTTTCAAATCATTCGTTGTGATCGTTGATACCGGCAGCATCACAAGAGCTGCCGATATACTCCACATCGCACAGCCAGCACTCAGCCAGCAGCTCGCCGCACTCGAGGAACACTTCGGAACGAAGCTCCTCATACGAAGCCAGCAAGGTGTCGTCATGACGGATGCCGGTGCCGAGCTTTATCGGCACGCCCAGATCATCCTGCGCCAGATGGAACAAGCCCACGCCGATGTGGTCGCGGCGGGCAAGCATCTCGCGGGCCGGGTCTCCGTCGGCCTCACGCCGTTCAGCGGTGCCGCAACGCTCTCCTTCGAGCTTCTGGCGGAAACAAGGCGTCGCCATCCGGGCATCGTGCTTCACCTCACGGAGAGCGTCGGGCAGACATACAGCCAGATGCTGATGAACAACCGGCTCGAAATCGCGCTGATCCATGGCGCTGGCCCGATGAAAGGCCTGCGGTTCTCCCCCCTTCTCCGGGAGGATTTCTACCTTGTTGCGCATGAGAAATTCGGCATCGAAGCCAGCGACGCCCCGATTGCCATTTCAGCACTCGAATCCCTGCCGTTCCTGTTGCCGCCGCCCTACAATTTCGTGCGGCGGGCAGTGGAAACCGCCTTCTCGCGAAGCCGCACCAATCTGACGGTAATCGGTGAGGTCGAGGTCATCCGGACGCTGGCGCGGGCCGTCGGCACCGGCCTCGGCGCGACCATCATGCCCAAGGCAGTCGCCGACCGTATCGTGTCCGAGGGCACCGGTCCGATTGTTTCGCGGAGCATCTCGCCGAAGATCGAGGAGACGCTGTCGCTCTGCGTGTCCGAACACACATCGCTCTCCGACCCTGCCGCCGCCGTGCAGGAGATTCTCCGGGAGCTGACCGAGCGGCTGAAGCAGTAA
- the fba gene encoding class II fructose-bisphosphate aldolase (catalyzes the reversible aldol condensation of dihydroxyacetonephosphate and glyceraldehyde 3-phosphate in the Calvin cycle, glycolysis, and/or gluconeogenesis): MARITLRQLLDHAAENGYGVPAFNINNMEQALAIMEAADAADAPVIIQASRGARAYANDIMLKHMMDAVVEIYPHIPVCVHLDHGNDASSCMTAIQAGFTSVMMDGSLKADAKTPADWDYNVGVTKTVTEMAHLGGISVEGELGVLGSLETGMGEAEDGHGAEGKLSHDQLLTNPDEAVKFVRETKVDALAIAMGTSHGAYKFTRRPDGSVLAMEVIEAIHRKLPNTHLVMHGSSSVPEDLQEIINKYGGQMKPTWGVPIEEIQRGIKNGVRKINIDTDGRMAMTGQIRRVLQEDPSEFDPRKYMKPAMAALTKLCKERFEQFGTAGHAARIKPLPVSDMAKRYKAGSLDPVFS, translated from the coding sequence ATGGCACGCATTACGCTGAGACAGTTGCTCGATCACGCTGCGGAAAATGGCTATGGCGTGCCCGCTTTCAACATCAACAACATGGAACAGGCCCTGGCCATCATGGAAGCGGCCGATGCCGCCGATGCGCCTGTCATCATCCAGGCGTCGCGCGGCGCCAGAGCCTATGCCAACGACATCATGCTGAAGCACATGATGGATGCCGTCGTCGAAATCTATCCTCACATTCCGGTTTGCGTGCATCTCGACCACGGCAACGATGCTTCGAGCTGTATGACCGCCATCCAGGCCGGCTTCACATCGGTGATGATGGACGGTTCGCTCAAGGCCGATGCGAAAACCCCGGCCGACTGGGACTACAATGTCGGCGTCACGAAGACGGTCACCGAAATGGCGCATCTGGGCGGTATTTCCGTCGAAGGTGAACTCGGCGTGCTGGGCTCGCTGGAAACCGGCATGGGCGAAGCCGAAGACGGCCACGGTGCCGAAGGCAAGCTCTCGCACGACCAGTTGCTCACCAACCCCGACGAGGCGGTCAAGTTCGTACGCGAGACGAAGGTCGATGCGCTGGCGATCGCCATGGGCACCTCGCACGGCGCTTATAAATTCACCCGCAGGCCGGATGGGTCGGTGTTGGCGATGGAGGTCATCGAGGCGATCCACCGCAAGCTGCCGAACACCCATCTGGTGATGCACGGCTCCTCATCGGTCCCCGAAGATCTCCAGGAGATCATCAACAAGTATGGCGGGCAGATGAAGCCGACCTGGGGCGTACCGATCGAGGAAATCCAGCGCGGCATCAAGAATGGCGTGCGCAAGATCAACATCGACACGGATGGCCGCATGGCGATGACCGGCCAGATCCGTCGTGTGCTGCAGGAAGACCCGAGCGAATTCGATCCGCGCAAATATATGAAGCCGGCTATGGCCGCCTTGACCAAGCTCTGCAAGGAGCGTTTCGAGCAATTCGGAACGGCCGGCCATGCTGCCCGGATCAAGCCGCTCCCGGTCTCTGACATGGCCAAGCGCTACAAGGCCGGTTCGCTGGACCCGGTTTTCTCGTAG
- a CDS encoding acetyl-CoA carboxylase biotin carboxyl carrier protein, which yields MTEDFTDPAVMQQIATWLESAGASAIEVETEDGRHVRIVMDDEASLRADDGPRDMVPTAPASVVAAKASFAGHFLDTHPARGTPAAAEGMAVTAGDIVGFTKVGPLLMPVRAPDAGTLNEYLVKAGALVGYGDTIFSIEPAQ from the coding sequence ATGACCGAAGACTTCACCGACCCGGCGGTCATGCAGCAGATTGCTACCTGGCTGGAAAGTGCCGGCGCAAGCGCGATCGAGGTCGAGACGGAGGACGGCCGTCATGTTCGAATCGTCATGGACGACGAGGCCTCTCTGCGCGCCGACGACGGCCCACGCGACATGGTTCCGACAGCTCCTGCGAGCGTCGTAGCCGCGAAGGCGTCTTTCGCCGGACATTTTCTCGACACCCACCCGGCGCGCGGCACGCCCGCAGCGGCGGAAGGCATGGCTGTTACCGCCGGGGATATCGTCGGGTTCACCAAGGTGGGACCGCTCCTGATGCCGGTTCGCGCGCCCGACGCCGGCACGTTGAACGAATACCTGGTTAAGGCCGGTGCTCTGGTCGGCTATGGCGACACCATTTTTTCGATCGAGCCAGCACAATGA
- a CDS encoding acetyl-CoA carboxylase biotin carboxyl carrier protein produces the protein MDLQKIKTLIEFVGRSRISELVVSQDGTTVRISNGTSRQATAARQQPARSPVVKAAVSTDGDKAGQMVVAPVFGLLHRSPSPGAPPFVKLGDVVEAGQSLCIIEAMKVFNTVSAHKTGPILRILADDGQEVEAGQPLMEIG, from the coding sequence ATGGATCTGCAAAAGATCAAAACGCTGATCGAATTTGTCGGTCGGTCACGCATTTCCGAACTGGTGGTGAGCCAGGACGGGACGACCGTGCGGATCTCGAACGGCACTTCCAGACAGGCGACCGCTGCGCGGCAACAGCCTGCGCGCTCACCTGTCGTCAAGGCTGCTGTTTCGACTGATGGCGACAAAGCCGGTCAAATGGTCGTCGCGCCTGTCTTCGGGTTACTGCATCGATCGCCAAGTCCCGGCGCGCCGCCTTTCGTCAAGCTGGGCGATGTCGTCGAAGCGGGCCAGAGCCTCTGCATCATCGAGGCGATGAAAGTTTTCAACACGGTGTCGGCGCACAAAACGGGGCCGATCCTGCGTATCCTGGCCGATGACGGTCAGGAAGTGGAAGCCGGGCAGCCGCTGATGGAGATCGGCTGA
- a CDS encoding pyridoxal phosphate-dependent aminotransferase, translated as MPTLADRLKNVSISASAAMTQRARDLASKGINVVSLSSGEPDFPTPLHAIDAAHAAALAGDTKYPPLDGTLALRTAIARKFKRENGLDYDPSQIVVAGGGKQVIFNAILATCNPGDEVVIPAPGWISYADIVRFAGGVPVPVACKQENGFKLRAEDLEAVITPRTKWLFLNFPNNPTGAACSRAEMAAIAEVMLRHPDVWIMTDDIYEHLIYDDFEFCTIAEVEPRLYDRVLTVNGASKAYAMTGWRLGFCGGPKDLISAISNVNGQNSGGTSTITQAAAVAVLDGPQDLLKERAAIYKQRRDFVLDKLACIEGLTCHKPEGAFYIFPSIAGLIGKTSKSGRKIETDADFVMGLVDEQHVATVQGGAYGMSPFFRISYATSMEKLADGCARIAQFCHDLK; from the coding sequence ATGCCGACCCTAGCCGACCGCCTCAAGAATGTTTCCATATCCGCCTCCGCTGCTATGACACAGCGCGCCCGCGATCTTGCATCGAAGGGGATCAATGTTGTTTCCCTGTCGTCGGGCGAGCCGGATTTCCCAACGCCACTCCATGCGATCGACGCGGCCCATGCCGCGGCTCTCGCTGGAGACACCAAATATCCGCCGCTCGACGGCACGCTTGCCCTGAGAACGGCCATTGCGCGGAAATTCAAGCGGGAGAACGGGCTCGACTATGATCCAAGCCAGATCGTCGTCGCCGGCGGCGGCAAGCAGGTGATCTTCAACGCAATCCTTGCGACCTGCAACCCGGGAGACGAGGTGGTGATCCCCGCGCCGGGCTGGATCAGCTATGCCGATATCGTCCGCTTTGCGGGTGGCGTGCCTGTTCCCGTCGCATGCAAGCAGGAAAACGGTTTCAAGTTGCGTGCCGAGGATCTGGAGGCGGTGATCACGCCTAGGACGAAATGGCTGTTCCTGAATTTTCCGAACAATCCGACGGGCGCTGCCTGCTCGCGGGCCGAAATGGCGGCGATTGCCGAGGTCATGCTGCGCCATCCCGACGTGTGGATCATGACCGACGACATTTATGAGCATCTGATCTACGACGATTTTGAGTTCTGTACGATCGCCGAGGTCGAGCCGCGCCTCTACGACAGGGTGCTGACCGTCAACGGCGCGTCCAAGGCCTATGCCATGACGGGATGGCGGCTGGGCTTCTGCGGTGGGCCAAAGGATTTGATTTCCGCCATTAGCAACGTCAACGGCCAGAACAGCGGTGGAACGTCCACGATCACCCAGGCCGCCGCCGTGGCGGTTCTGGACGGTCCGCAGGATCTTTTGAAGGAGCGGGCGGCGATCTATAAGCAGCGCCGCGACTTCGTGCTCGACAAGCTCGCCTGTATCGAGGGGCTTACCTGCCACAAGCCGGAAGGGGCATTCTACATTTTCCCCAGTATTGCCGGTCTTATCGGCAAGACCAGCAAGTCCGGCCGTAAAATAGAAACCGATGCGGATTTCGTCATGGGGCTCGTTGACGAGCAACATGTGGCGACCGTGCAGGGCGGGGCCTACGGCATGAGCCCGTTCTTCCGCATCTCCTACGCCACCAGCATGGAGAAGCTCGCCGACGGCTGCGCGCGCATAGCGCAGTTCTGCCATGATCTGAAATAG
- a CDS encoding amino acid ABC transporter permease, whose product MGKLDLSAILSNPEYVSMLLHGVEMTFVVAIGSWLLAMTLAMLLLGLRYAPGLVGNAIVSAYVSYHRNVPTLVQLMLWYFGIFALMPQPVTDWLNDHNAEATFAIIGLGLCQAAYFSEDLRSGLRSVSPGQMEAARALGHGYISAMRFVMIPQGIRNALPALINHSVSLFQNSSLAVAIGVAELTYAVKEVENLSFLTFETYLLATVLYLAFSLMIMVAGGYVTRRTNPIRSGRA is encoded by the coding sequence GTGGGCAAGCTCGATCTCTCCGCGATCCTGAGCAATCCAGAATATGTCTCGATGCTGCTGCACGGGGTCGAGATGACCTTTGTCGTGGCGATCGGTTCCTGGCTTCTGGCGATGACCCTTGCCATGCTTCTTCTCGGCCTGCGATATGCGCCCGGTCTGGTCGGCAATGCAATCGTCTCCGCCTATGTCTCCTATCACCGGAACGTCCCGACGCTGGTGCAGCTGATGCTCTGGTATTTCGGCATTTTCGCCCTGATGCCGCAGCCGGTCACCGATTGGCTGAACGATCACAATGCCGAGGCGACCTTCGCGATCATCGGGCTTGGCCTGTGCCAGGCGGCCTATTTCAGCGAAGATCTTCGCTCCGGCCTGCGCTCGGTGAGCCCTGGGCAAATGGAGGCGGCGCGCGCGCTCGGCCATGGATATATCTCGGCCATGCGCTTCGTGATGATCCCGCAGGGGATCAGAAATGCGCTGCCCGCGCTGATCAATCATAGCGTTTCCCTGTTCCAGAACAGCAGCCTGGCAGTCGCAATCGGTGTCGCGGAACTGACCTACGCCGTCAAGGAAGTGGAGAATCTCAGCTTCCTGACCTTCGAGACCTATCTGCTGGCCACCGTTCTCTATCTCGCCTTCTCGCTGATGATCATGGTTGCCGGCGGATATGTCACCCGGAGAACCAATCCGATCAGGAGTGGACGGGCATGA
- the accC gene encoding acetyl-CoA carboxylase biotin carboxylase subunit — MSPRERDRRFDTVLIANRGEIALRIQRACRELGLRSVMICSEADRDAPYGATADEFVCIGPSAPGQTYLNQAAILLAARTMGAEAIHPGYGFLSENAGFAQAVEDAGLIFIGPPASAIRMMGDKIAAKRAMIEAGVPCVPGPDTALPDDVATIKNIAHDIGYPVIVKAAGGGGGRGMRVVRDDSALEDAVSVTREEARRAFGTPELYLEKFLEHPRHVEIQVLCDNHGNTVWLGHRDCSTQRRHQKVVEEAPAPGIPTDIAAAVGERCAEACRRIGYRGVGTFEFLYENGAFYFIEMNTRLQVEHPVTEMTSGIDIVCEQLRVAQGLPLKISQADVQTSGHSFECRINAEDPFTFAASPGRITNARFPAGPGVRVDSHVETGYKVSPHYDSLIAKLIVHAPTRDQAIRRMQVALADTRIEGIETNVALHREIFEDPAFCAGGTDIHHLEHWLSERKP; from the coding sequence ATGTCGCCACGTGAACGGGACCGTCGGTTCGACACCGTGCTGATCGCCAATCGCGGCGAGATCGCGCTGCGCATTCAGCGGGCATGCCGCGAGCTGGGCCTGCGTTCGGTGATGATCTGCTCCGAAGCGGACCGGGATGCGCCCTATGGCGCGACGGCCGACGAATTCGTCTGCATCGGGCCTTCGGCGCCGGGTCAAACCTATCTCAACCAGGCCGCCATCTTGCTTGCCGCGCGCACGATGGGGGCAGAGGCCATCCATCCGGGATACGGCTTCCTGTCGGAGAATGCGGGTTTCGCCCAAGCCGTGGAGGATGCCGGCCTGATTTTCATCGGGCCGCCCGCCTCGGCGATCCGCATGATGGGCGACAAGATTGCCGCCAAGCGAGCGATGATCGAGGCTGGCGTACCCTGCGTGCCTGGCCCAGATACGGCGCTCCCCGACGATGTCGCGACAATCAAGAATATCGCCCACGACATCGGCTATCCGGTGATTGTGAAGGCTGCGGGCGGCGGCGGGGGACGCGGCATGCGCGTCGTTCGCGACGACTCCGCATTGGAAGATGCCGTGTCGGTGACGCGGGAAGAGGCCAGAAGAGCCTTCGGCACGCCGGAGCTCTATCTCGAGAAATTCCTCGAGCATCCCCGGCATGTCGAGATCCAGGTTCTCTGCGACAACCACGGCAATACCGTGTGGCTCGGTCACCGCGATTGCTCGACGCAGCGGCGCCATCAAAAGGTGGTCGAGGAGGCGCCAGCGCCGGGCATTCCTACGGACATTGCGGCGGCTGTCGGCGAGCGTTGCGCGGAGGCATGCCGCCGGATCGGTTACCGGGGCGTGGGTACATTCGAGTTTCTCTACGAGAACGGTGCGTTCTATTTCATCGAAATGAACACGCGTCTTCAGGTCGAGCATCCGGTCACGGAAATGACCTCGGGCATCGATATCGTCTGCGAGCAGCTTCGCGTCGCGCAAGGGCTACCGCTTAAGATTTCCCAGGCGGATGTTCAGACATCGGGCCACTCCTTCGAATGCCGCATCAATGCGGAAGATCCATTCACCTTTGCCGCGTCTCCGGGCCGGATCACCAATGCGCGGTTTCCGGCAGGCCCCGGTGTCCGTGTCGATAGCCATGTGGAGACAGGCTACAAGGTGTCGCCCCATTACGACTCCCTGATCGCGAAACTAATCGTGCATGCGCCGACGCGCGACCAGGCAATCCGCCGCATGCAGGTAGCACTGGCGGATACCAGAATCGAGGGGATCGAGACCAACGTTGCGCTGCATCGGGAAATTTTTGAGGACCCGGCTTTCTGTGCCGGCGGAACGGACATTCATCATCTTGAGCACTGGTTGAGCGAGCGGAAGCCATGA
- a CDS encoding biotin-dependent carboxyltransferase family protein, whose protein sequence is MIEVLQTGPLNTVQDLGRFGYRNIGVTSSGAMDRLALTVGNLLLGNEEGAAALEIQTFPFRLRFEKDTVVAVTGADCDARLDGRPLPPWWAMPVSAGQVLELSTPLQSARAYLCLVGGLDVEPVMGSRSTSLRGGFGGLEGRFLAANDRLSIAEMQISAVPDGGFGAMPPEAALAAHFPAPEDGVLLVRAIPAGEYALFGDEAERFWTQTWKISSQSDRTGYRLSGAPIMLASPMEMRSHGVVPGVVQMPPAGEPIIQMSDANTAGGYPKIAGVAEVDLWRLGQARIGSCIRFIRSDVAEARAAEQAVKSYLDDIRRTVPMLAQALGAMSRR, encoded by the coding sequence GTGATCGAAGTTCTTCAGACCGGACCACTGAACACAGTGCAGGACCTTGGCCGCTTCGGCTACAGGAACATCGGCGTCACGTCGAGCGGCGCGATGGACAGGCTGGCGCTTACCGTCGGCAATCTGCTGCTTGGCAATGAGGAGGGGGCGGCGGCCCTTGAGATCCAGACCTTCCCGTTTCGCCTTCGGTTCGAGAAAGACACGGTCGTTGCCGTCACTGGTGCTGACTGTGACGCGCGCCTCGACGGGCGCCCGCTACCGCCCTGGTGGGCAATGCCGGTTTCGGCGGGGCAGGTGCTGGAGCTCAGCACACCTCTCCAGTCTGCTCGCGCCTACCTTTGCCTTGTCGGCGGGCTTGATGTCGAGCCGGTGATGGGCTCGCGCAGCACCTCGCTACGAGGCGGATTTGGTGGACTGGAGGGTCGCTTTCTGGCGGCGAATGATCGCTTGAGTATCGCCGAGATGCAGATCAGCGCAGTGCCGGATGGTGGTTTCGGCGCCATGCCGCCGGAAGCAGCGCTTGCCGCGCATTTCCCGGCGCCGGAAGACGGTGTGCTTCTCGTTCGGGCCATCCCGGCCGGAGAATACGCACTTTTCGGCGACGAGGCGGAACGTTTCTGGACGCAGACATGGAAGATCTCGTCCCAAAGCGACCGCACCGGCTACCGGCTTTCGGGTGCCCCCATCATGCTTGCCTCACCCATGGAGATGCGCTCGCACGGCGTTGTTCCAGGCGTTGTCCAGATGCCGCCGGCGGGAGAGCCGATCATCCAGATGAGCGACGCCAATACGGCCGGCGGCTATCCCAAGATTGCCGGTGTGGCGGAGGTCGATCTCTGGCGGCTGGGTCAGGCGCGCATTGGCAGCTGCATCCGGTTCATTCGCTCCGATGTTGCCGAGGCGCGCGCTGCCGAACAGGCGGTCAAATCCTATCTCGACGATATCAGACGCACGGTACCGATGCTCGCTCAGGCGCTCGGGGCCATGTCGCGCCGATAG
- a CDS encoding SDR family oxidoreductase, whose protein sequence is MPFSDYKTALVTGASSGIGAAIVERLCAEGLEVHAVARNGELLQKLAERTGCIAHVIDVTDKAALADLTKRIPFDILVNNAGVDRPKKFLDADEGDIDLLIDVNLRAVLHLCRMVVPGMVARDRGHVINISSIAGVYNFGGNSSYHATKAGVSMLSNQLRIDAFGKRVRVTEICPGRVATDIFAHVHGDSPEVRERFIDGFELPQAKDIADAIAFAIAAPVAVNIGHMEITPTLQVMGGLQTAKPQSSKQGD, encoded by the coding sequence ATGCCATTCTCCGATTATAAGACCGCACTGGTCACAGGTGCGTCCTCCGGAATAGGGGCGGCGATCGTCGAGCGTCTTTGTGCCGAGGGGCTTGAGGTGCACGCGGTTGCGCGCAATGGCGAGCTTTTGCAGAAGCTGGCGGAGCGCACCGGCTGCATCGCGCATGTGATCGACGTCACCGACAAAGCGGCCCTCGCGGATCTGACGAAGCGCATCCCGTTCGATATTCTCGTCAACAATGCCGGCGTTGATCGTCCCAAGAAATTCCTGGATGCCGACGAAGGCGATATCGATCTCCTTATCGACGTCAACCTGCGCGCCGTCCTCCATCTCTGCCGGATGGTGGTGCCGGGAATGGTGGCGCGCGATCGCGGTCACGTCATCAATATCTCGTCGATCGCCGGCGTCTATAATTTTGGCGGCAACTCCTCCTATCACGCGACGAAGGCGGGCGTCAGCATGCTGTCGAACCAGCTGCGCATCGACGCCTTCGGCAAGCGGGTGCGCGTAACGGAAATCTGCCCCGGCCGCGTCGCGACCGACATCTTCGCGCATGTCCATGGTGACAGCCCTGAGGTGCGGGAACGCTTCATCGATGGTTTCGAGCTCCCCCAGGCGAAGGATATCGCCGATGCCATCGCCTTTGCGATCGCAGCACCAGTTGCCGTGAACATCGGCCATATGGAAATCACGCCGACCCTTCAGGTGATGGGCGGCTTGCAAACGGCAAAGCCCCAATCTTCCAAGCAAGGGGATTGA
- a CDS encoding 5-oxoprolinase subunit PxpA: MKIDLNSDMGEGFGPYRLCDDEALMDVVSSANIACGFHAGDPETMARMVRLAKARGVGIGAHPGFPDRLGFGRREMPVEADEMRQQVLYQLGALTAIARGEGVPVAHIGFHAAMGNMINRDAALADLIMQAISSVDPDLIVFSMPDTEIERAAKRSGLRTLTLFLADRAYDATGQLVSRKLPNSVIKEEAKVRARVRQFLESGTVTTIDNRTIEVRARSILVHSDTPGSLELARIVRSEIEATGAAIAPARDILA; encoded by the coding sequence ATGAAGATCGATCTCAACTCGGACATGGGCGAGGGTTTCGGACCCTACCGGCTCTGCGACGACGAGGCGCTGATGGACGTTGTATCGTCGGCGAATATCGCATGCGGTTTCCACGCCGGCGACCCGGAGACCATGGCGCGCATGGTGCGGCTGGCGAAGGCTCGCGGCGTCGGCATTGGCGCGCATCCGGGCTTTCCCGACCGCCTCGGTTTCGGGCGCCGGGAAATGCCGGTCGAGGCGGACGAGATGCGCCAGCAGGTCCTCTATCAATTGGGGGCACTGACGGCGATCGCCAGGGGCGAGGGGGTTCCGGTCGCCCATATCGGCTTCCACGCCGCCATGGGCAATATGATCAACCGCGACGCTGCGCTTGCCGACCTGATCATGCAAGCAATCAGCTCCGTGGATCCCGATCTTATCGTCTTCTCCATGCCCGACACGGAGATAGAGCGGGCGGCGAAACGTTCAGGGTTGAGGACGCTGACGCTCTTCCTCGCGGATCGAGCCTATGACGCCACCGGCCAACTCGTGTCGCGCAAGCTGCCGAATTCCGTCATCAAGGAAGAAGCCAAGGTCCGCGCGCGCGTGCGGCAATTTCTGGAGAGCGGAACGGTCACGACCATCGATAACCGGACGATCGAGGTGCGGGCACGCTCGATCCTGGTCCATAGCGATACGCCGGGCTCGCTTGAACTGGCAAGGATTGTCCGCAGCGAGATCGAGGCCACCGGAGCAGCGATCGCGCCGGCCCGCGACATCCTTGCCTGA
- the pxpB gene encoding 5-oxoprolinase subunit PxpB translates to MTDMQATALSTPGLISPALADAPKISVIGTSAYLVEAPGDFDLPTQRRIWALAKAVETWSEVREIVPGVTNLLVILKQTPEEPDEVEARLRREWDRAHGIDLAGKTIEIPVTYGGEHATDLAAVCDFSGLNDREVVRLHSEGNYTVFALGSAPGFGYLHGLDPRIYMPRKTVPSLRMLKGTVTIGGMQTGVSVLTGPNGWNSIGFAELSVFDPARTPPALLAPGDKVRFLPERIEL, encoded by the coding sequence ATGACCGACATGCAAGCAACAGCTCTTTCAACACCGGGGCTTATCTCTCCCGCGCTTGCCGATGCTCCGAAAATCTCCGTCATCGGCACCAGCGCCTATCTGGTGGAAGCGCCGGGGGATTTCGATCTTCCGACCCAGAGGCGGATCTGGGCGTTGGCCAAGGCGGTGGAGACGTGGTCCGAGGTTCGCGAAATCGTCCCAGGGGTTACCAACCTTCTGGTGATCCTCAAGCAGACACCCGAGGAGCCGGACGAGGTGGAGGCTCGGCTGAGACGGGAATGGGATCGTGCTCACGGTATCGATCTTGCCGGCAAGACGATTGAGATTCCGGTGACCTATGGCGGTGAGCATGCGACGGATCTCGCGGCCGTTTGTGATTTCTCGGGCCTGAACGACCGTGAGGTCGTCCGGCTGCATTCGGAAGGCAACTATACCGTTTTCGCACTCGGAAGCGCTCCGGGTTTTGGCTATCTGCACGGCCTTGATCCGCGCATCTACATGCCGCGCAAGACGGTGCCGTCGCTGAGAATGCTCAAGGGCACGGTGACGATCGGCGGTATGCAGACGGGTGTGTCGGTTCTGACGGGGCCGAACGGCTGGAACTCCATCGGTTTCGCGGAGCTTTCCGTATTCGATCCCGCGAGGACGCCGCCGGCGCTGTTGGCCCCCGGCGACAAGGTTCGCTTCCTGCCCGAAAGGATCGAGCTGTGA
- a CDS encoding amino acid ABC transporter permease, giving the protein MIGDIIQIIHDYWLLLLVGQYPNGPIGGLAATLILSVLAIAFAFPFSILLALARLSKSPFLRWPVTALVYFTRGVPLLMLILWGYFLVPLLTGADVPSFVTMLVTLVVYQGVFLSEVVRGGILALGHGQTEAARALGHGYFNTMRYVVLPQALFNVIPSILSVLVSTIKDTTLGYVINVPDLTFAANQINNQLLTQPFQVFFILAAVYYVICWSLTQVASFLERRITRKRAGTAAQKPENVLQLKALTDQSL; this is encoded by the coding sequence ATGATCGGCGATATCATCCAGATCATCCATGATTACTGGCTCCTGCTGCTCGTCGGGCAATATCCGAATGGCCCGATCGGCGGGCTTGCGGCAACGCTGATCCTCTCGGTCCTGGCAATCGCCTTTGCCTTTCCGTTTAGCATCCTCCTGGCGCTGGCCCGGCTTTCGAAGTCACCGTTTTTGAGGTGGCCCGTCACCGCGCTGGTTTATTTCACGCGTGGCGTACCTCTGCTGATGCTCATCCTCTGGGGTTATTTCCTCGTGCCCCTGCTGACGGGCGCCGACGTTCCGAGCTTCGTTACCATGCTTGTGACGCTGGTCGTCTATCAGGGCGTTTTCCTCAGCGAAGTCGTGCGCGGCGGCATTCTTGCTCTGGGGCACGGCCAGACGGAAGCGGCCCGGGCGCTTGGGCATGGCTATTTCAATACCATGCGCTACGTCGTCCTGCCCCAGGCGCTGTTCAACGTGATCCCAAGCATCCTTTCTGTTCTGGTGTCGACGATTAAGGACACCACGCTCGGATACGTGATCAACGTGCCGGACCTCACTTTCGCGGCCAACCAGATCAACAACCAGCTTTTGACCCAGCCATTCCAGGTCTTCTTCATCCTGGCGGCCGTCTACTACGTGATCTGCTGGTCATTGACCCAGGTGGCATCGTTTCTGGAGCGGCGGATCACCCGCAAGCGCGCCGGCACGGCCGCACAGAAGCCCGAGAACGTCCTGCAACTCAAAGCTCTTACGGATCAGTCGCTATGA